In Gigantopelta aegis isolate Gae_Host chromosome 6, Gae_host_genome, whole genome shotgun sequence, the following are encoded in one genomic region:
- the LOC121375443 gene encoding uncharacterized protein LOC121375443 yields the protein MKLILLLCLTVAAVYGQTCPSSSPDAEFGSDMSFSPSKRKSAEEFKAEKALEGKIGRDAVAAMKSADRCESSRVRRAAAAAKLQSIAPNWWYYWQRNCEPCPPNARILYRFHRNRCFVIFAPWQQVRVVTCSRKKCASPCNCGNSFCFPTAWTRVWFFGWCSTNIGGWRAGINFHYLYLPQDCTCYEQIFYRKRIG from the exons ATG AAACTTATCTTGTTGCTGTGTCTGACTGTCGCGGCAGTCTACGGCCAGACATGTCCCAGCAGCAGTCCTGACGCCGAGTTTGGAAGCGACATGTCGTTTTCTCCAAGCAAGAGGAAAAG tGCTGAAGAATTCAAAGCCGAAAAAGCGCTTGAGGGCAAAATTGGACGTGATGCTGTTGCAGCGATGAAGTCGGCAGATAGGTGCGAATCTTCTAGGGTGCGGCGGGCGGCCGCCGCCGCCAAACTACAAAGCATCGCACCTAACTGGTGGTATTACTGGCAGAGGAACTGCGAGCCGTGTCCACCAAACGCCAGAATCTTGTACAGATTCCACAGGAACAGATGTTTCGTCATCTTCGCACCATGGCAGCAAGTCCGGGTAGTAACATGCAG cCGCAAGAAATGTGCAAGTCCCTGTAACTGCGGCAACTCCTTCTGCTTTCCCACGGCGTGGACTAGAGTATGGTTCTTTGGATGGTGCAGTACCAACATCGGTGGATGGAGGGCGGGTATCAACTTCCACTATCTATATCTGCCTCAGGACTGTACCTGTTACGAACAAATATTCTACAGAAAACGCATAGGTTAA
- the LOC121374185 gene encoding heat shock protein 70 A1-like isoform X2 has translation MANAVGIDLGTTYSCVAVFEHGKVEIIANDQGNRTTPSCVAFTGTERLLGEAAINQIAFNPSNTVFDCKRLLGRKYHDLHVQNDMKHWPFKVIKEDDKPKILVEYKGNTKMFWPEEISGMVLTKMKETAEAYLGQIVNDVVVTVPAYFNDAQRQATKDAGSIASLNVLRIINEPTAAALAYGLDKNLTGEKNILVYDVGGGTFDVSILTINEGSMFEVRATAGDTHLGGEDFDNRIVTHIVKEFKRKYHKDMSVSQKAIRRLKAACERAKRVLSVNTEASIEIDSLFEGIDYYTKLTRARFEDLCMDLFVSTMGPVEHAISDARLKKSQIDEVVLVGGSSRIPKIQKLLQELMDGKELNKSIHPDEAVAYGAAVQAAILIGDTSEVIRDVLLVDITPLSLGVETSGGMMSVLINRNARIPCKTSRPYTTNHDNQEKVTIHVYEGERATTQHNNSLGRFHLERIPPAPRATPHINVTFDIDANGILNVLAQERSSGVWNEITIRHEKGRLSAAEIQKMIHDAEKYRHEDDRIKATIKAKHRLENFIFGARQAVNEDRGTLSELEKTTMLGICEETLLWMDLNAQADKKEYEFQLQEMERECRPILGKIRGSGHLGRPSIGGQSYRTVQTGRPSVGGQSYRTVQSGRQSVGGQSYRTVQSGRPSVGGQSYATVQAGHPSIGGQTGRSSIGGLTSVSQQLGRPSIGGQTLVGFESGRPSIGGQTGRPSIGGQTGRPSIGGQSGRPSIGGMTSVSRQAGRSSIGGRSSKSYHGPLVEEMD, from the exons ATGGCAAACGCTGTCGGCATTGATTTGGGCACGACATATTCCTGTGTAGCCGTTTTTGAACACGGGAAAGTAGAAATCATAGCCAATGATCAAGGTAACCGCACGACACCAAGTTGCGTTGCCTTTACTGGCACTGAACGATTGTTGGGGGAAGCTGCCATAAACCAAATAGCATTCAACCCATCAAACACTGTCTTCGACTGCAAACGATTGCTAGGCAGAAAGTATCACGACTTGCATGTTCAAAACGATATGAAGCACTGGCCGTTCAAAGTTATCAAAGAAGACGACAAACCGAAGATTCTAGTAGAATATAAAGGaaacacaaaaatgttttggCCGGAAGAAATCAGTGGCATGGTTCTGACCAAAATGAAAGAGACGGCAGAAGCTTATCTTGGACAAATTGTGAACGATGTCGTTGTTACGGTACCTGCGTATTTTAATGACGCTCAGAGACAAGCGACAAAAGATGCTGGATCAATTGCTAGTTTGAACGTTCTAAGAATAATTAACGAGCCAACGGCCGCGGCGCTTGCATATGGTCTTGACAAGAATCTAACAGGTGAAAAAAATATCCTTGTATACGACGTTGGTGGTGGAACATTTGATGTTTCTATCCTGACTATAAACGAAGGATCAATGTTTGAGGTGAGGGCAACTGCCGGTGACACGCATTTGGGAGGTGAAGATTTTGATAACCGAATAGTGACGCATATTGTCAAGGAATTTAAACGTAAATACCACAAAGATATGTCTGTTAGTCAAAAGGCGATCCGTCGCCTAAAAGCTGCGTGTGAACGTGCCAAAAGGGTTCTGTCGGTGAACACTGAAGCGAGTATTGAAATTGATTCTCTGTTTGAAGGGATTGACTACTATACTAAGCTAACGAGAGCACGATTTGAAGACTTGTGTATGGACTTGTTTGTCAGTACTATGGGTCCAGTAGAACACGCCATTAGCGATGCTAGACTGAAAAAGTCACAAATCGATGAAGTGGTTTTGGTCGGTGGTTCTTCGAGAATTCCTAAAATACAGAAGCTTCTCCAAGAATTGATGGATGGCAAGGAGTTGAACAAGTCTATTCACCCAGACGAGGCAGTGGCTTACGGAGCCGCTGTTCAAGCAGCTATCTTGATTGGTGATACTAGCGAAGTCATCAGAGATGTTCTTTTGGTGGACATCACTCCATTATCACTTGGTGTTGAAACATCAGGTGGGATGATGAGTGTGCTCATAAACAGAAACGCACGTATACCATGCAAGACATCAAGACCGTATACAACAAATCATGATAATCAGGAAAAAGTCACGATACACGTGTATGAAGGGGAGCGAGCTACAACTCAGCATAACAACAGTCTTGGCAGGTTTCATCTAGAACGCATCCCACCAGCTCCGCGTGCCACTCCTCACATAAATGTCACTTTTGACATTGATGCCAACGGAATTCTGAATGTGTTGGCCCAAGAAAGATCTTCAGGCGTTTGGAATGAGATCACCATCAGACACGAAAAGGGTCGATTGAGTGCGgcagaaatacaaaaaatgatTCACGATGCAGAAAAATACAGACACGAAGACGATCGAATAAAAGCAACAATAAAAGCCAAGCATCGCCTGGAGAATTTCATTTTCGGTGCACGCCAGGCTGTAAACGAGGACAGAGGCACCCTCAGCGAACTTGAAAAAACTACTATGCTTGGGATCTGTGAAGAAACTCTGTTGTGGATGGACCTCAACGCGCAGGCCGATAAAAAAGAGTATGAATTTCAGTTGCAAGAAATGGAGAGAGAGTGTAGACCAATCCTGGGGAAGATTCgtggttctggtcatcttggACGTCCGAGTATTGGCGGACAAAGTTATAGGACTGTGCAGACTGGACGTCCGAGTGTTGGAGGTCAAAGTTATAGGACTGTGCAGAGTGGACGTCAGAGTGTTGGAGGTCAAAGTTATAGGACTGTGCAGAGTGGACGTCCGAGTGTTGGAGGTCAAAGTTATGCGACTGTGCAGGCTGGACATCCTAGTATTGGAGGTCAGACTGGGCGTTCTAGTATTGGAGGTTTGACTTCTGTAAGTCAACAGCTTGGACGTCCTAGTATTGGAGGTCAGACTCTTGTAGGTTTTGAATCTGGACGTCCTAGTATTGGAGGTCAGACTGGACGTCCTAGTATTGGAGGTCAGACTGGACGTCCTAGTATTGGAG GTCAGTCTGGACGTCCTAGTATTGGAGGTATGACTTCTGTAAGTCGACAGGCTGGACGGTCGAGCATTGGTGGACGATCATCGAAAAGTTATCATGGGCCGCTGGTTGAAGAAATGGATTAA
- the LOC121374185 gene encoding heat shock protein 70 A1-like isoform X1 — translation MANAVGIDLGTTYSCVAVFEHGKVEIIANDQGNRTTPSCVAFTGTERLLGEAAINQIAFNPSNTVFDCKRLLGRKYHDLHVQNDMKHWPFKVIKEDDKPKILVEYKGNTKMFWPEEISGMVLTKMKETAEAYLGQIVNDVVVTVPAYFNDAQRQATKDAGSIASLNVLRIINEPTAAALAYGLDKNLTGEKNILVYDVGGGTFDVSILTINEGSMFEVRATAGDTHLGGEDFDNRIVTHIVKEFKRKYHKDMSVSQKAIRRLKAACERAKRVLSVNTEASIEIDSLFEGIDYYTKLTRARFEDLCMDLFVSTMGPVEHAISDARLKKSQIDEVVLVGGSSRIPKIQKLLQELMDGKELNKSIHPDEAVAYGAAVQAAILIGDTSEVIRDVLLVDITPLSLGVETSGGMMSVLINRNARIPCKTSRPYTTNHDNQEKVTIHVYEGERATTQHNNSLGRFHLERIPPAPRATPHINVTFDIDANGILNVLAQERSSGVWNEITIRHEKGRLSAAEIQKMIHDAEKYRHEDDRIKATIKAKHRLENFIFGARQAVNEDRGTLSELEKTTMLGICEETLLWMDLNAQADKKEYEFQLQEMERECRPILGKIRGSGHLGRPSIGGQSYRTVQTGRPSVGGQSYRTVQSGRQSVGGQSYRTVQSGRPSVGGQSYATVQAGHPSIGGQTGRSSIGGLTSVSQQLGRPSIGGQTLVGFESGRPSIGGQTGRPSIGGQTGRPSIGGQTGRPSIGGQTGRPSIGGQSGRPSIGGMTSVSRQAGRSSIGGRSSKSYHGPLVEEMD, via the coding sequence ATGGCAAACGCTGTCGGCATTGATTTGGGCACGACATATTCCTGTGTAGCCGTTTTTGAACACGGGAAAGTAGAAATCATAGCCAATGATCAAGGTAACCGCACGACACCAAGTTGCGTTGCCTTTACTGGCACTGAACGATTGTTGGGGGAAGCTGCCATAAACCAAATAGCATTCAACCCATCAAACACTGTCTTCGACTGCAAACGATTGCTAGGCAGAAAGTATCACGACTTGCATGTTCAAAACGATATGAAGCACTGGCCGTTCAAAGTTATCAAAGAAGACGACAAACCGAAGATTCTAGTAGAATATAAAGGaaacacaaaaatgttttggCCGGAAGAAATCAGTGGCATGGTTCTGACCAAAATGAAAGAGACGGCAGAAGCTTATCTTGGACAAATTGTGAACGATGTCGTTGTTACGGTACCTGCGTATTTTAATGACGCTCAGAGACAAGCGACAAAAGATGCTGGATCAATTGCTAGTTTGAACGTTCTAAGAATAATTAACGAGCCAACGGCCGCGGCGCTTGCATATGGTCTTGACAAGAATCTAACAGGTGAAAAAAATATCCTTGTATACGACGTTGGTGGTGGAACATTTGATGTTTCTATCCTGACTATAAACGAAGGATCAATGTTTGAGGTGAGGGCAACTGCCGGTGACACGCATTTGGGAGGTGAAGATTTTGATAACCGAATAGTGACGCATATTGTCAAGGAATTTAAACGTAAATACCACAAAGATATGTCTGTTAGTCAAAAGGCGATCCGTCGCCTAAAAGCTGCGTGTGAACGTGCCAAAAGGGTTCTGTCGGTGAACACTGAAGCGAGTATTGAAATTGATTCTCTGTTTGAAGGGATTGACTACTATACTAAGCTAACGAGAGCACGATTTGAAGACTTGTGTATGGACTTGTTTGTCAGTACTATGGGTCCAGTAGAACACGCCATTAGCGATGCTAGACTGAAAAAGTCACAAATCGATGAAGTGGTTTTGGTCGGTGGTTCTTCGAGAATTCCTAAAATACAGAAGCTTCTCCAAGAATTGATGGATGGCAAGGAGTTGAACAAGTCTATTCACCCAGACGAGGCAGTGGCTTACGGAGCCGCTGTTCAAGCAGCTATCTTGATTGGTGATACTAGCGAAGTCATCAGAGATGTTCTTTTGGTGGACATCACTCCATTATCACTTGGTGTTGAAACATCAGGTGGGATGATGAGTGTGCTCATAAACAGAAACGCACGTATACCATGCAAGACATCAAGACCGTATACAACAAATCATGATAATCAGGAAAAAGTCACGATACACGTGTATGAAGGGGAGCGAGCTACAACTCAGCATAACAACAGTCTTGGCAGGTTTCATCTAGAACGCATCCCACCAGCTCCGCGTGCCACTCCTCACATAAATGTCACTTTTGACATTGATGCCAACGGAATTCTGAATGTGTTGGCCCAAGAAAGATCTTCAGGCGTTTGGAATGAGATCACCATCAGACACGAAAAGGGTCGATTGAGTGCGgcagaaatacaaaaaatgatTCACGATGCAGAAAAATACAGACACGAAGACGATCGAATAAAAGCAACAATAAAAGCCAAGCATCGCCTGGAGAATTTCATTTTCGGTGCACGCCAGGCTGTAAACGAGGACAGAGGCACCCTCAGCGAACTTGAAAAAACTACTATGCTTGGGATCTGTGAAGAAACTCTGTTGTGGATGGACCTCAACGCGCAGGCCGATAAAAAAGAGTATGAATTTCAGTTGCAAGAAATGGAGAGAGAGTGTAGACCAATCCTGGGGAAGATTCgtggttctggtcatcttggACGTCCGAGTATTGGCGGACAAAGTTATAGGACTGTGCAGACTGGACGTCCGAGTGTTGGAGGTCAAAGTTATAGGACTGTGCAGAGTGGACGTCAGAGTGTTGGAGGTCAAAGTTATAGGACTGTGCAGAGTGGACGTCCGAGTGTTGGAGGTCAAAGTTATGCGACTGTGCAGGCTGGACATCCTAGTATTGGAGGTCAGACTGGGCGTTCTAGTATTGGAGGTTTGACTTCTGTAAGTCAACAGCTTGGACGTCCTAGTATTGGAGGTCAGACTCTTGTAGGTTTTGAATCTGGACGTCCTAGTATTGGAGGTCAGACTGGACGTCCTAGTATTGGAGGTCAGACTGGACGTCCTAGTATTGGAGGTCAGACTGGACGTCCTAGTATTGGAGGTCAGACTGGACGTCCTAGTATTGGAGGTCAGTCTGGACGTCCTAGTATTGGAGGTATGACTTCTGTAAGTCGACAGGCTGGACGGTCGAGCATTGGTGGACGATCATCGAAAAGTTATCATGGGCCGCTGGTTGAAGAAATGGATTAA